One Acetomicrobium sp. S15 = DSM 107314 DNA window includes the following coding sequences:
- a CDS encoding adenosine-specific kinase, which translates to MAEPKWQIVQLEIPEGCNIILGQSHFIKTVEDIYEVLVTSAPALEFGIAFCESSGPCLVRYDGNAKDLVDVAIENAKRLSTGHAFVVLLRKGYPINVLNALKAVQEVCRIFAATANPLQVLVFETEQGRGIAGVVDGFATKGVEGEADIEDRKNLLRRVIGYKR; encoded by the coding sequence TTGGCGGAACCCAAGTGGCAGATTGTGCAGCTGGAGATACCCGAAGGGTGCAACATCATCTTAGGACAGAGCCATTTCATCAAGACTGTGGAGGATATCTACGAGGTGTTGGTCACGTCAGCACCTGCGCTCGAATTCGGCATCGCCTTCTGCGAATCCTCCGGCCCGTGCCTGGTGCGATACGACGGGAATGCGAAAGATTTGGTCGACGTGGCTATTGAGAATGCGAAGAGGCTCTCTACGGGTCATGCTTTTGTGGTATTGTTGCGGAAGGGCTATCCGATAAATGTATTGAACGCTTTAAAGGCAGTTCAAGAGGTGTGCCGCATATTCGCCGCCACGGCAAACCCGTTACAGGTGTTGGTGTTTGAGACGGAGCAGGGCAGGGGCATAGCCGGTGTCGTGGATGGTTTTGCCACGAAGGGGGTAGAAGGTGAGGCGGATATTGAAGATCGCAAGAATTTATTGCGCAGAGTCATCGGATATAAGAGATAG